The following are encoded together in the Strongyloides ratti genome assembly S_ratti_ED321, chromosome : 2 genome:
- a CDS encoding Protein SCO1 homolog, mitochondrial: MLTRIIKLKPLLKNSNYCLASFCSKKDDIKVDVDIEKLKKELENLKSNDESKSDFMNFTQQQQKKAHERSHIFNWKSTMFTLGTGFVFLSVLLYLRQKRLNEEEKQRQIMAGKARIGGEWELINTEGKLEGSKDLLGNWVLTYFGFTHCPDICPDEIEKMVSVVDHLNKHNPEISIIPVFISVDPDRDTPERVKAYCSEFSPKIRGYTGSTEQIKKVTKTFRIYHSQGPKTAEDDYIVDHTVIMYLIDPSGEFHDYYGQNKSDTEIADIIKLKVLKYELSKKNKGNWL, translated from the exons ATGTTAACTAGAATTATAAAGTTGAAaccattattaaaaaattctaattaTTGTTTAGCTTCTTTTTGTAGCAAGAAAGATGATATAAAAGTAGATGttgatattgaaaaattaaaaaaagaacttgaaaatttaaaaagtaatgaCGAATCAAAATCTGATTTTATGAATTTTACACAACAGCAACAA aaaaaagcACATGAAAGAagtcatatttttaattggaAATCAACAATGTTTACCTTGGGTACGGGTTTTGTTTTCCTTTCAGTTCTTTTATACCTGAGACAAAAAAGATTGAATGAAGAGGAGAAACAAAGGCAAATTATGGCTGGAAAAGCACGTATTGGTGGTGAATGGGAACTTATTAATACAGAAGGAAAATTAGAAGGATCTAAAGACTTATTAGGAAATTGGGTTTTAACTTATTTTGGTTTTACACATTGTCCTGATATATGTCCAgatgaaattgaaaaaatggTTTCTGTGGTtgatcatttaaataaacataatcCTGAAATATCCATAATACCAGTATTTATATCAGTAGATCCTGATAGAGACACACCAGAACGTGTAAAAGCATATTGTAGTGAGTTTTCACCTAAAATTCGTGGTTACACTGGTTCAACtgaacaaattaaaaaagtaacaaAGACATTTAGGATTTATCATAGTCAAGGACCAAAGACAGCAGAAGATGATTACATAGTTGATCATACAGTTATCATGTATTTAATTGATCCTAGTGGAGAATTCCATGATTATTATGGACAAAATAAGAGTGATACTGAAATTGCTGATATTATAAAGCTTAAAGTTTTGAAATATGAACTTTCTAAGAAGAATAAAGGCAATTGGTtgtaa